One Chitinophagales bacterium genomic window carries:
- the yfkH gene encoding hypothetical protein — protein MNRKIKPLTHYPGVRNLILLLKKVSLPGFDNLPLYDVLVFFRNEIKRDVISVRAKSIAFTFFMALFPGLLFLFTLIPYIPVPNLQANLINLISEMLPAEAFRMLENTLMGVISQQRGELLSISLFTSLFLATNGMMAVMESFDKSYATFIKRSGLKKRWVAFKLTLVLIFVLMISMGAIVAGNRLLRLLLQTFDILTPFNYLLFSTLKWVVILLLLFVSISLIYYYGPAVKKKFRFISPGSTVATLLVIFVSLGFSYFVNNFGQYNRIYGSIGAIIALQIFIYLNSFALLIGFELNAAITISKSIRKHSPLENIQDAGM, from the coding sequence ATGAACCGGAAGATTAAACCGCTTACACACTATCCCGGAGTGAGAAACCTCATTTTGCTGCTTAAAAAAGTCTCCCTACCTGGTTTTGATAATCTTCCGTTGTACGATGTGCTTGTTTTTTTCAGAAATGAGATCAAAAGAGATGTTATCTCTGTGCGGGCCAAAAGCATTGCCTTTACCTTCTTTATGGCACTGTTTCCAGGGCTGTTGTTTTTGTTCACATTAATCCCGTACATTCCGGTGCCTAACCTGCAGGCCAATCTTATTAACCTGATTAGCGAGATGCTGCCTGCGGAGGCCTTTCGCATGCTGGAAAACACCCTGATGGGAGTCATCAGTCAGCAACGGGGGGAGCTTTTGTCCATCAGTTTATTTACCTCATTGTTTCTTGCCACCAACGGGATGATGGCCGTCATGGAATCTTTCGACAAGTCGTATGCTACCTTTATCAAGCGCAGCGGACTGAAAAAAAGATGGGTGGCGTTTAAGCTCACTTTGGTTCTGATTTTCGTTCTGATGATTTCCATGGGTGCCATCGTTGCCGGGAATCGCCTGCTGCGATTGCTCCTGCAAACGTTTGACATCCTTACGCCCTTTAACTATCTGCTGTTCAGCACACTGAAGTGGGTAGTGATTCTGTTGTTATTGTTTGTTTCCATTTCGTTGATTTATTATTACGGCCCTGCCGTGAAGAAGAAATTCCGGTTCATCTCTCCCGGCTCTACAGTAGCTACGCTGCTTGTTATTTTTGTGTCGCTGGGATTTTCTTATTTCGTAAACAACTTTGGTCAGTATAACCGTATCTATGGATCCATTGGAGCTATCATAGCCCTGCAGATATTTATATATCTGAACTCCTTTGCCCTGCTTATTGGCTTTGAGCTGAATGCGGCAATCACGATCAGTAAAAGCATCCGCAAACACAGCCCTCTTGAAAACATTCAGGATGCGGGTATGTAG
- a CDS encoding thioesterase has translation MYLNLLLQNNMLPPDPNKPYPKETESDAVIRFQDCDPLGHLNNAKYFDYFFNAREDQVTKVYGYSPGEIYKRFGCSWVVYNHNISYIRSVTFGEWVKIMSRVIYYDINTVVVEYYMTDQAKQKLICLLWTTTKYVDVRTGKTTSHHPEVLRLLEVMKLKDFQMDSISIKERIRQIKQELSAANYPAT, from the coding sequence ATGTATCTAAATTTGTTGTTGCAAAATAACATGCTCCCGCCCGATCCTAATAAACCGTACCCGAAAGAAACAGAATCTGATGCCGTAATCCGTTTTCAGGATTGTGATCCGCTTGGCCATCTGAACAATGCCAAATACTTTGATTATTTCTTTAACGCCCGGGAAGACCAGGTGACAAAAGTGTATGGATATAGCCCGGGAGAAATCTACAAACGGTTTGGCTGCTCCTGGGTGGTGTATAACCACAATATCTCCTATATCCGCTCCGTAACCTTCGGGGAATGGGTTAAAATCATGTCGCGGGTGATTTACTACGATATCAATACCGTAGTGGTAGAATATTACATGACTGATCAGGCGAAACAAAAGCTCATCTGCCTGCTGTGGACCACTACTAAATACGTTGACGTAAGAACAGGCAAAACCACCTCACACCACCCCGAAGTGCTCCGCCTGCTGGAAGTCATGAAACTGAAAGATTTCCAGATGGACAGTATCTCTATAAAAGAGCGCATCAGACAAATCAAGCAGGAGTTGTCGGCAGCTAATTATCCAGCAACCTGA
- the phoD gene encoding alkaline phosphatase — protein MKQTLTPWAIAILLISSPAFAQTPAPPFVYGVASGDPLPNQVIIWTKLAPADTTQPATVNWRVAADTAFIQIVQSGLVTTDNSTDFTVKVDVAGLQPNTWYYYDFETGGIHSIRGRTKTAPVGQTTHIRFAVVTCAKYSKGYFNAYESISARNDLDAVIHLGDYIYEGNGSSDDIRPFDPAYRCSTLIDYRTRYRQYHQDLSLIKARQNFPWINVWDDHETSNDAWQNGSEHWPDSAGFAALKTAALKVYFEWIPIRQDSAHPTRIYRQFQYGNLVDLFMLDTRLEGREKQYPFADSNMTIINDTNRTLLGHAQYNWLINGLSSSSAHWRVIAQQVMMAPALLAGKPLNEDQWDGYPAERAKLFQYIMQNDIDNIIVVTGDVHASFANDLPLDVQLYDDATGNGSVGVEFITPAVVSSQSAFGNVPFSIVKANDPHIQYADFTQRGYLILDITEAKVQADFYYVSTTDTPVYTLNLGASLYTLSGTRHIYRQPVSVNRDPTAYFALLPNPAKNILTIQPGEISGSLTFQIFDTNGAMIKQFPPTTLRQNRQDIHLDISKLPSGTYILKIYSGAKLLHVSKFVVAK, from the coding sequence ATGAAGCAGACGCTCACTCCCTGGGCTATAGCTATACTACTCATATCCTCACCGGCTTTTGCTCAGACTCCTGCACCACCGTTTGTTTACGGAGTAGCCTCCGGTGATCCTCTGCCCAACCAGGTAATTATATGGACCAAGCTGGCACCTGCAGACACTACTCAACCGGCAACAGTAAACTGGAGGGTGGCTGCTGACACGGCTTTTATACAGATAGTGCAATCCGGCTTGGTAACTACCGACAACTCTACGGATTTTACCGTAAAGGTGGATGTGGCCGGGCTGCAGCCCAACACGTGGTATTACTATGATTTTGAAACAGGCGGCATCCATTCCATCCGCGGGCGAACCAAAACTGCACCTGTTGGACAAACAACCCATATCCGCTTTGCAGTGGTTACCTGCGCCAAATATTCCAAGGGATATTTTAATGCCTACGAAAGCATCAGCGCCCGGAATGACCTAGATGCCGTCATCCACCTGGGCGACTATATTTATGAAGGCAATGGGTCCAGTGATGACATCCGGCCTTTTGATCCAGCCTACCGGTGCTCTACCCTGATAGACTACCGCACCCGTTACCGGCAGTATCATCAAGACCTGAGCCTGATTAAAGCACGGCAAAACTTTCCCTGGATTAACGTATGGGATGACCACGAAACAAGCAATGACGCGTGGCAAAACGGTTCAGAACATTGGCCGGACAGCGCAGGCTTTGCCGCTTTAAAGACAGCCGCATTAAAGGTGTATTTTGAATGGATTCCTATCCGGCAGGATTCGGCTCACCCAACACGTATTTACCGCCAATTTCAGTATGGTAATCTGGTTGATCTGTTCATGCTGGATACTCGTCTGGAAGGACGAGAAAAACAGTATCCCTTTGCCGACTCCAACATGACCATCATCAACGACACCAACCGGACCCTGCTGGGTCATGCACAATACAACTGGCTCATCAACGGCCTTTCGTCTTCTTCGGCTCATTGGCGCGTGATCGCCCAGCAAGTGATGATGGCTCCTGCCCTGCTGGCTGGAAAACCTTTGAATGAAGATCAATGGGACGGCTACCCTGCCGAACGCGCAAAATTATTTCAGTACATTATGCAGAATGATATTGATAACATTATAGTGGTTACAGGAGATGTACATGCTTCATTTGCCAATGACCTGCCGCTGGATGTGCAACTGTATGATGACGCCACAGGAAATGGCTCAGTAGGTGTGGAGTTTATTACTCCGGCAGTGGTGTCAAGCCAGAGCGCCTTCGGCAACGTGCCTTTCAGCATTGTCAAGGCTAACGACCCGCATATTCAATATGCAGATTTTACCCAGCGAGGCTACCTGATTCTGGATATCACAGAAGCAAAAGTACAGGCAGATTTTTATTATGTCTCAACGACAGATACGCCTGTGTACACACTCAACCTGGGTGCCAGTCTTTACACTCTGAGCGGAACACGTCATATCTACCGGCAACCCGTATCAGTAAACCGTGACCCTACCGCTTACTTTGCTCTGCTGCCCAATCCGGCTAAAAACATACTGACTATTCAACCGGGGGAAATCTCAGGCAGCCTGACATTTCAGATATTTGATACCAACGGTGCTATGATAAAACAGTTTCCGCCCACAACTCTCCGGCAAAATCGTCAAGACATCCATTTGGACATCTCAAAGCTTCCATCCGGCACATATATCCTTAAAATATACTCCGGAGCAAAACTGCTACATGTATCTAAATTTGTTGTTGCAAAATAA
- the recA gene encoding protein RecA, translated as MSDNKEKLKALQLTVDKLEKAYGKGTVMKLGDNKVIQVEVIPSGSISLDVALGIGGFPRGRIVEIYGPESSGKTTLAIHAIAQAQRKGGLAAFIDAEHAFDKTYAEKLGVDTSNLLISQPDNGEQALDIAEHLIRSGALDVVVIDSVAALVPRGELEGEMGDNKVGLQARLMSQALRKLTGSISKTGCCCIFINQLREKIGVMFGNPETTTGGNALKFYSSIRLDIRRIAQIKDKEQNIVGNRVKVKVVKNKLAPPFRVAEFDIIYGVGISRTGEIIDLGVALDIIQKSGSWLSYEGTKLGQGREQVKELLDDNPELADEIEKKIKDKLLQTGGKELDEKQSKRKEEVEVE; from the coding sequence ATGTCAGACAACAAAGAAAAATTAAAAGCCCTTCAGCTTACGGTGGATAAACTGGAAAAGGCCTACGGCAAAGGCACAGTGATGAAGCTGGGCGACAATAAAGTTATTCAGGTGGAAGTGATTCCCAGCGGCTCTATCAGCCTGGATGTTGCCTTAGGCATTGGAGGTTTTCCACGGGGTCGCATAGTGGAAATCTACGGCCCGGAATCATCCGGTAAAACCACCCTGGCTATTCATGCCATCGCCCAGGCCCAGAGAAAAGGAGGCCTGGCGGCATTTATTGATGCCGAACATGCCTTTGACAAAACCTATGCAGAAAAGCTGGGTGTGGACACCTCCAACCTGCTGATTTCTCAACCCGATAATGGTGAGCAAGCGCTGGACATTGCAGAGCATCTCATCCGCTCAGGAGCGCTGGATGTAGTGGTGATTGATTCTGTAGCTGCCCTGGTTCCCCGGGGTGAGCTGGAAGGAGAAATGGGCGATAACAAAGTAGGATTGCAGGCACGCCTGATGTCTCAGGCCCTGCGCAAGCTTACCGGCTCTATCAGCAAAACCGGCTGTTGCTGTATCTTCATCAACCAGCTACGCGAAAAAATTGGCGTGATGTTCGGCAACCCCGAAACCACAACCGGAGGAAACGCACTCAAATTCTACAGTTCTATCCGCCTGGATATACGCAGAATCGCACAGATTAAAGACAAAGAACAAAACATTGTAGGCAACCGCGTAAAAGTGAAAGTGGTGAAAAACAAGCTGGCACCTCCTTTCCGTGTGGCTGAATTTGACATTATTTATGGGGTAGGTATATCGCGCACCGGAGAAATCATTGACCTTGGTGTAGCGCTGGACATCATTCAGAAAAGCGGCTCGTGGCTCAGCTATGAAGGCACCAAGCTCGGACAAGGCCGCGAGCAGGTAAAAGAACTGCTGGATGACAACCCTGAACTGGCCGATGAAATTGAAAAAAAGATAAAGGACAAGCTCCTCCAAACCGGTGGTAAAGAACTGGACGAAAAACAATCCAAACGAAAAGAAGAAGTGGAAGTGGAGTAA
- the nth gene encoding endonuclease III, translated as MTKAELFQYVLNYFRKTNPAPVTELKYANPYELLVAVILSAQCTDKRVNMVTPALFERFPTPFDLARARFEDVYPLIKSVSYPNSKTRHLIAMAKMLTEQYQGEVPADAKELQKLPGVGRKTAHVITSTLFHQPNLAVDTHVFRVANRIGLTSARNPLQTEKQLIKYIAEKDIPLAHHWLILHGRYVCTARNPKCDKCGLTDVCKYYRSLRKKSEKKSVI; from the coding sequence ATGACCAAAGCCGAATTGTTTCAATACGTTTTAAACTATTTCCGGAAAACGAATCCTGCCCCTGTCACAGAACTGAAATACGCCAACCCGTATGAATTGCTGGTTGCCGTGATACTCTCAGCCCAATGCACGGATAAAAGAGTAAATATGGTTACCCCAGCTTTGTTTGAGCGGTTTCCCACTCCCTTTGATCTTGCCCGCGCGCGCTTTGAAGATGTCTATCCGCTTATCAAAAGCGTCAGCTACCCCAACAGTAAAACGCGCCACCTCATTGCTATGGCAAAGATGCTGACCGAACAATATCAGGGAGAGGTACCGGCTGATGCAAAGGAGTTGCAGAAATTGCCCGGTGTGGGCAGGAAAACAGCACATGTAATCACCTCTACGTTATTTCATCAACCCAATCTGGCCGTGGATACGCATGTATTCCGCGTGGCAAACCGCATCGGTCTTACCAGCGCCAGAAATCCGTTGCAAACAGAAAAACAACTGATAAAGTATATCGCCGAGAAAGATATCCCCCTTGCTCATCATTGGCTTATCCTGCATGGGCGATATGTATGCACGGCAAGAAATCCCAAATGCGACAAGTGCGGATTAACAGATGTTTGCAAGTATTACCGCTCCCTGCGTAAAAAATCAGAAAAGAAATCCGTAATTTGA